A region of Paractinoplanes abujensis DNA encodes the following proteins:
- a CDS encoding ATP-binding protein, which translates to MTEFVGRQAELRELLGGACRPGLVVHGPAGVGKSRLVAELLRRLDRELPGALTVRVPGSATADEVVIALGEPRVITEPVTLVVDDLATVPVTGGGGRAEPVDAALAGFLTAWVREPRPRRLVITSRHPIALPGRGHHRLTELRLGPLTSDDACLLMAQLPGLGTLDAAQRERAWACCGGHPRALEYLDTLLCHGTAGFADVAERLEGVLAENGIGDPAEWIRRGGPLAEAMTTTVDDVLVQELLEVRYHAYRAGDAAHRLGDADDAAGHHRRALAIDERLGQRAGPAGWQRLGLTAGESDGAGPAELERQLRHALAVDAELGNRAGMASGLHRLGLVCTLTGRLPAAVALHCRAFATELALGSPDAPIELAELSRLRAALGDAAFRQAAGEVLPAASLNGLARMLDDFMTAGEHRYN; encoded by the coding sequence GTGACCGAGTTCGTGGGACGCCAGGCCGAGCTGCGTGAGCTGCTCGGCGGCGCTTGCCGTCCCGGGCTCGTGGTGCACGGTCCGGCCGGCGTCGGCAAGAGCCGCCTGGTCGCCGAGCTGCTGCGCCGGCTCGACCGGGAGCTGCCGGGTGCTCTGACCGTACGGGTGCCGGGCAGCGCCACGGCCGACGAGGTGGTGATCGCGCTCGGTGAGCCCCGTGTGATCACGGAACCGGTCACCCTCGTCGTCGACGACCTGGCCACCGTGCCGGTCACCGGTGGTGGGGGCCGGGCCGAACCGGTCGACGCCGCGCTGGCCGGGTTCCTGACGGCCTGGGTCCGCGAGCCCCGGCCGCGCCGGCTCGTGATCACCAGCCGGCATCCGATCGCCCTGCCCGGCCGCGGCCACCACCGCCTGACCGAGCTGCGCCTGGGCCCGCTCACCAGCGACGACGCCTGCCTGCTGATGGCTCAGCTGCCCGGCCTGGGCACGCTCGACGCGGCCCAGCGGGAGCGGGCATGGGCGTGCTGCGGGGGTCATCCGCGCGCGCTGGAATATCTGGACACGCTGCTCTGCCACGGCACGGCCGGTTTCGCCGACGTGGCCGAGCGGCTCGAGGGTGTGCTGGCCGAGAACGGCATCGGCGACCCGGCCGAGTGGATCAGGCGGGGTGGGCCGCTGGCCGAGGCGATGACCACCACCGTCGACGACGTGCTGGTGCAGGAACTGCTCGAAGTGCGCTATCACGCGTATCGGGCGGGCGACGCCGCGCACCGGCTGGGCGACGCCGACGACGCCGCCGGGCATCACCGCCGGGCGCTGGCCATCGACGAACGGCTCGGGCAGCGGGCCGGTCCGGCCGGCTGGCAGCGGCTCGGGCTGACGGCCGGTGAGAGCGACGGCGCGGGCCCGGCCGAGCTCGAGCGTCAGCTGCGGCACGCGCTCGCGGTCGACGCCGAACTCGGCAACCGGGCCGGGATGGCCTCCGGCCTGCACCGGCTGGGCCTGGTGTGCACGCTGACCGGGCGGCTGCCGGCCGCCGTCGCGCTGCACTGCCGGGCCTTCGCCACCGAGCTGGCGCTGGGGTCGCCGGACGCGCCGATCGAGCTGGCCGAGCTGAGCCGGCTGCGGGCGGCCCTGGGCGACGCGGCGTTCCGGCAGGCGGCGGGCGAAGTGCTGCCCGCGGCGTCGCTCAACGGACTGGCCCGCATGCTCGACGACTTCATGACGGCCGGCGAGCACCGCTACAACTGA
- a CDS encoding PAS domain-containing hybrid sensor histidine kinase/response regulator: MGETYGSTRQAESAHLPDAAVRSAHDAIWTVSPDFTVLSWNPAGEALLGWPAGEIVGRSADLLVPPDRRGDQREMMTLLAAGARLERFRTQRRHRDGRWVLVTLTMSPLIEDDHLLGFTVIARAVGPRERLESSLQALLEAAPDAFVGIGDDGRIVLANTQAEQLFGLTRTGLLGRPINDLLTPALPGTPGAEPGPEAAPTLAHRMDGATIPVEVSMSLLPTDEGRLRCAVVRDITERVRAQEGLRQLQAEAERARMEAQLQRTQRLEGLGQLAGGVAHDFNNLIAVIANYATFIAESATDAGLDEIAGDAAQISKAAQRGADLTHQLLAFARREVVRPRPLDINDVVTDIEQMLRRSIGEHITLSVRLTADLPAVTADPGQLDQVLVNLAVNARDAMPRGGELTIETEPLQVDRHYASGRPHLNPGRYVRLRVSDTGTGMPPEVIERAFEPFYTTKPAGQGTGLGLATVYGIVTAAGGDLNVYSEPGMGTTFTILLPTTDAAPAALTRDETETDAGQTRRATILAVEDEPALRGVLNRILLGAGHEVLIAADGPAALALAEAHEGPIDVLLTDVVMPHMLGRDLAERFAAVRPGAKVLFMSGYARPVLASQGTLAPGVTLVEKPFSKAQLLTAIQKVLDEA, encoded by the coding sequence ATGGGCGAAACGTACGGATCGACGCGGCAGGCCGAGTCGGCGCACCTGCCGGACGCGGCCGTGCGCTCGGCCCACGACGCGATCTGGACGGTCAGCCCCGACTTCACCGTGCTCTCGTGGAACCCGGCCGGCGAGGCGCTGCTGGGCTGGCCGGCCGGCGAGATCGTCGGGCGCAGCGCCGACCTGCTCGTCCCGCCCGACCGGCGCGGCGACCAGCGCGAGATGATGACGCTGCTGGCCGCGGGGGCCCGCCTGGAACGCTTCCGGACCCAGCGCCGCCACCGCGACGGCCGCTGGGTCCTGGTCACGCTCACGATGTCGCCGCTGATCGAGGACGACCACCTGCTCGGGTTCACCGTGATCGCCCGCGCCGTCGGCCCGCGCGAACGGCTCGAGTCGAGCCTGCAGGCGCTGCTGGAGGCCGCGCCGGACGCCTTCGTCGGCATCGGCGACGACGGGCGGATCGTGCTCGCCAACACCCAGGCCGAGCAGCTCTTCGGCCTGACCCGCACCGGGCTGCTCGGCCGCCCGATCAACGACCTGCTCACCCCGGCGCTGCCCGGCACTCCCGGAGCCGAGCCCGGCCCCGAGGCGGCGCCGACGCTGGCCCACCGGATGGACGGCGCCACGATCCCGGTCGAGGTGTCGATGAGCCTGCTGCCCACCGACGAGGGCCGGCTGCGCTGCGCGGTGGTCCGCGACATCACCGAAAGGGTGCGCGCCCAGGAGGGCCTGCGGCAGCTGCAGGCCGAGGCCGAACGGGCCCGGATGGAGGCCCAGCTGCAGCGCACCCAGCGGCTGGAGGGTCTGGGCCAGCTGGCCGGCGGGGTCGCGCACGACTTCAACAACCTGATCGCGGTGATCGCCAACTACGCGACGTTCATCGCCGAATCGGCCACCGATGCCGGGCTCGACGAGATCGCCGGCGACGCGGCCCAGATCTCCAAGGCCGCCCAGCGCGGGGCCGATCTCACCCACCAGCTGCTCGCGTTCGCCCGGCGCGAGGTCGTGCGCCCGCGCCCGCTCGACATCAACGACGTGGTGACGGACATCGAGCAGATGCTGCGCCGGTCCATCGGCGAGCACATCACCCTCTCCGTACGGCTCACGGCCGACCTGCCCGCGGTCACGGCCGACCCCGGGCAGCTCGATCAGGTGCTGGTGAACCTGGCCGTCAACGCGCGCGACGCGATGCCGCGCGGGGGTGAGCTGACCATCGAGACCGAGCCGCTGCAGGTCGACCGGCACTACGCGTCGGGTCGCCCGCACCTCAACCCCGGCCGGTACGTACGGCTGCGGGTCAGCGACACCGGCACCGGGATGCCGCCCGAGGTGATCGAGCGGGCGTTCGAGCCGTTCTACACGACGAAGCCGGCCGGGCAGGGCACCGGGCTCGGGCTGGCCACCGTCTACGGCATCGTGACCGCGGCCGGGGGCGATCTCAACGTCTACTCCGAGCCGGGCATGGGCACCACGTTCACGATCCTGCTGCCGACCACCGATGCCGCACCCGCCGCCCTCACCCGCGACGAGACCGAGACCGATGCCGGGCAGACCCGCCGGGCCACGATCCTGGCCGTCGAGGACGAGCCCGCCCTGCGCGGCGTGCTCAACCGGATCCTGCTCGGCGCCGGGCACGAGGTGCTGATCGCCGCGGACGGCCCGGCCGCGCTGGCCCTGGCCGAAGCGCACGAGGGCCCGATCGACGTGCTGCTGACCGACGTCGTCATGCCACACATGCTCGGGCGCGACCTGGCCGAACGCTTCGCCGCGGTGCGGCCCGGGGCCAAGGTGCTGTTCATGTCCGGCTACGCCCGGCCCGTGCTCGCCTCGCAGGGCACGCTGGCACCGGGGGTCACCCTGGTCGAGAAGCCGTTCAGCAAGGCGCAGCTGCTCACCGCGATCCAGAAGGTCCTGGACGAGGCCTGA
- a CDS encoding SAM-dependent methyltransferase: MSVLGEQATVLPEVDPQRPSVARIYNFLLGGRHNFAADRQAAAAAQSVMPELPAILRLNRQFLREAVRLADEAGIDQYLDLGCGIPSAGDAYDVARRVRPGCRVVGVDVEPVAFVHGRLRSDGDPGADVLYADLLDAHQVLASPPVRGLLALDRPVCLLMVAVAHFIPDTGRLTEALAVYRDAVPRGSLLALTHACRKGGSPQIDQVRRIYNNTTAPLATRDAAEAAVLFGDWPVLGPGLQTFGEWCSVPGRRRESGTAESAFLVGVARKP; the protein is encoded by the coding sequence GTGAGCGTGCTGGGGGAGCAGGCGACAGTCCTGCCCGAGGTCGATCCTCAGCGTCCCAGCGTGGCCCGGATCTACAACTTCCTGCTGGGTGGACGGCACAACTTCGCCGCCGACCGGCAGGCCGCGGCCGCGGCGCAGTCGGTGATGCCCGAGCTGCCGGCCATCCTGCGGCTCAACCGGCAGTTCCTGCGCGAGGCCGTCCGCCTGGCCGACGAGGCGGGCATCGATCAGTACCTCGACCTGGGGTGCGGCATCCCGTCGGCCGGTGACGCCTACGACGTGGCGCGCCGGGTGCGGCCGGGCTGCCGGGTGGTGGGCGTGGACGTGGAGCCGGTCGCCTTCGTGCACGGCCGCCTGCGCTCCGACGGTGATCCGGGAGCCGACGTCCTCTACGCCGACCTGCTCGACGCCCACCAGGTGCTGGCTTCCCCGCCCGTACGGGGTCTGCTCGCTCTTGATCGTCCGGTGTGCCTGCTGATGGTGGCCGTGGCCCACTTCATCCCCGACACCGGACGGCTGACCGAGGCGCTCGCGGTTTATCGCGACGCCGTGCCGCGGGGCAGCCTGCTGGCGCTGACCCACGCCTGCCGCAAGGGCGGCTCACCGCAGATCGACCAGGTGCGGCGGATCTACAACAACACCACCGCCCCGCTCGCGACGCGTGACGCCGCCGAGGCGGCCGTGCTGTTCGGCGACTGGCCGGTCCTCGGGCCGGGGCTGCAGACGTTCGGCGAGTGGTGTTCGGTGCCGGGCCGCCGGCGCGAGAGCGGCACCGCGGAGTCGGCGTTCCTCGTAGGGGTGGCTCGCAAGCCATAA
- a CDS encoding response regulator: MPVVLIAEDDEDIALILSRLLKRAGYTVLHAPDGQRAFELAVAHRPDVLLTDLGMPRMDGLELTRAVREHAELRDMPIVMLSGHLHPGDGEPTAAGVCVVLLKPCPNDKLREVVNELTELGPHGHQGAGSACPARWPVSA; the protein is encoded by the coding sequence ATGCCGGTAGTTCTGATCGCCGAGGACGACGAAGACATCGCCCTGATCCTCTCCCGGCTGCTCAAGCGGGCCGGCTACACGGTGCTGCACGCGCCGGACGGGCAGCGGGCTTTCGAGCTGGCGGTCGCCCACCGGCCCGACGTGCTGCTGACGGATCTGGGGATGCCGCGCATGGACGGCCTCGAGCTGACCCGAGCCGTCCGCGAGCACGCCGAACTGCGGGACATGCCGATCGTCATGCTCAGTGGTCACCTGCATCCGGGCGACGGCGAGCCCACCGCCGCCGGGGTCTGCGTGGTGCTGCTCAAGCCCTGCCCGAACGACAAGCTGCGTGAGGTCGTCAACGAGCTGACCGAACTGGGCCCGCACGGGCATCAGGGCGCCGGCAGCGCCTGTCCGGCGAGGTGGCCCGTCTCCGCTTGA
- a CDS encoding sensor histidine kinase, translating to MVMVDETVLADPDRLGAVRTAKHALPALPLAPDALARLAARLLEAPEAQLTLVDREGVLLAGGQGPPDADIARWAVSAGEAVQRADPPSFLAVPVLDGAGLPVGALAVLDPAARRWTGENARILTELTALASPGASASFLASLIDNLPVGVIACDADGDIAVVNRPVRELIGLPADAAPRLYPTRATGALFDAGGRAVPWRESPIQRAARGERVDTDLVVRVAGRRERIITATAQPILDDDGRRLGAVAVAREVTALRRAERFRDCHRAVEEALNVAGSAAEAAPGVLAALGTTLGWPAAELWLADEDSGELSVGGRWCAPGRGLEEVLTFTPIKGSGITGRVWATGRPIWVPDIADSASLRTPLERRRAAACLRAGLRTVLAVPVRDADTVLGVLTCYGDAPEPHEDLLALLLDGVAARIGVYVALRRAEALARQLSRAKDDFIALVSHEMRTPLTSIVASASMLGDEQSGLDEESRAMVDAVHRNATSLRAVVDTLLDLAGLDSGHVALRTEEVDLAQIVDAALTAARPHAVANGVRLRHERDEPLPMVGDPHRLRQVVDDLLANAIKYSPRGGDVEIELVERAGMAELTVADHGIGTPAEERDRVFDRFYRASNVRHQGIAGKGLGLSLARAIVDLHGGTIRLSGHPPHGTTVLIRLPISPRP from the coding sequence ATGGTCATGGTCGACGAGACCGTCCTGGCCGATCCGGATCGCCTCGGCGCGGTCCGCACGGCAAAACACGCGCTGCCGGCCCTGCCGCTCGCCCCCGACGCCCTGGCCCGGCTGGCCGCCCGCCTGCTCGAGGCGCCCGAGGCCCAGCTCACCCTGGTCGACCGCGAGGGTGTGCTGCTGGCCGGCGGCCAGGGCCCGCCCGACGCCGACATCGCCCGCTGGGCCGTCTCGGCCGGTGAGGCCGTGCAGCGGGCGGACCCGCCGTCCTTCCTCGCGGTCCCGGTGCTCGACGGGGCCGGGCTGCCGGTCGGTGCGCTGGCCGTCCTCGACCCCGCCGCCCGCCGCTGGACCGGCGAGAACGCCCGCATCCTGACCGAGCTGACCGCGCTGGCCAGCCCCGGCGCGAGCGCCTCGTTCCTGGCCTCGCTCATCGACAACCTGCCGGTGGGGGTGATCGCCTGCGACGCCGACGGCGACATCGCCGTGGTCAACCGGCCCGTCCGCGAGCTGATCGGCCTGCCCGCGGACGCGGCCCCGCGGCTGTATCCGACCCGGGCCACCGGCGCGCTGTTCGACGCCGGGGGCCGGGCCGTCCCGTGGCGTGAGTCGCCGATCCAGCGGGCCGCGCGGGGTGAACGCGTCGACACCGACCTGGTGGTGCGGGTGGCCGGGCGCCGCGAGCGGATCATCACGGCGACCGCCCAGCCGATCCTCGACGACGACGGCCGCCGCCTCGGGGCCGTGGCCGTCGCCCGCGAGGTCACCGCGCTGCGCCGGGCCGAACGGTTCCGCGACTGTCACCGGGCCGTCGAGGAGGCGCTGAACGTGGCCGGCTCGGCCGCCGAGGCCGCGCCCGGCGTGCTGGCCGCGCTGGGCACGACGCTGGGCTGGCCCGCGGCTGAGCTGTGGCTGGCCGACGAGGACTCCGGTGAACTGAGCGTCGGCGGCCGCTGGTGCGCGCCGGGCCGCGGCCTGGAGGAGGTGCTGACGTTCACGCCGATCAAGGGGTCCGGCATCACCGGCCGGGTCTGGGCCACGGGCCGGCCGATCTGGGTGCCCGACATCGCCGACTCGGCCAGCCTGCGCACCCCGCTGGAACGCCGCCGTGCGGCCGCCTGCCTGCGGGCCGGGCTGCGCACGGTGCTGGCCGTGCCGGTGCGCGACGCCGACACCGTGCTGGGCGTGCTGACCTGTTACGGCGACGCCCCCGAGCCGCACGAGGATCTGCTGGCCCTGCTGCTCGACGGGGTGGCGGCCCGGATCGGGGTGTACGTGGCGCTGCGCCGGGCGGAGGCGCTGGCCCGGCAGTTGTCGCGGGCCAAGGACGACTTCATCGCGCTGGTCAGCCACGAGATGCGCACCCCGCTGACCTCGATCGTGGCCAGCGCGTCGATGCTGGGCGACGAGCAGTCCGGGCTCGACGAGGAGAGCCGGGCCATGGTCGACGCCGTGCATCGCAACGCCACCAGCCTGCGCGCGGTGGTCGACACGCTGCTCGACCTGGCCGGGCTCGACTCCGGGCACGTGGCGCTGCGCACCGAGGAGGTCGACCTGGCGCAGATCGTGGACGCGGCGCTGACCGCGGCCCGGCCGCACGCCGTGGCCAACGGGGTGCGCCTGCGGCACGAGCGCGACGAGCCGCTGCCCATGGTGGGCGACCCGCACCGGCTGCGTCAGGTGGTCGACGACCTGCTGGCCAATGCGATCAAGTACAGCCCGCGGGGCGGCGACGTCGAGATCGAGCTGGTCGAGCGGGCCGGGATGGCCGAGCTGACAGTGGCCGACCACGGCATCGGCACCCCGGCCGAGGAGCGCGACCGCGTCTTCGACCGCTTCTATCGCGCCAGCAACGTGCGTCACCAGGGCATCGCGGGCAAAGGGCTGGGGCTGAGCCTGGCCCGGGCGATCGTCGACCTGCACGGGGGCACCATCCGCCTCAGCGGTCACCCGCCGCACGGCACGACGGTTCTCATCCGGTTGCCGATCTCGCCCAGGCCTTAG
- a CDS encoding response regulator — protein sequence MTNVLAPETGAATRPTVLLVDDESAILDTLSLQLRRDHKVLVAGSGAEALRLLASSGPVAAVISDLRMPEMDGVELLRRVQLEYPDTTRVLHTAQSDLSAAIAAINDGGVYRYLAKPVPTDELRSTVQEAVELHGRSTADRQLLDKTLKTSLQALFGCLQLASPLAFARAGRIRTLVSELCHEMQLDALWEIEVAAMASQLGAVTLPPTVLAKLDKGLPCTEEEQAMVDGMPGVAVQLLKNIPMLEDVIQIVRGLGLNPPPHPSPLAETAVDVIRTAIDFETLESRGLEVESAITVLECRDHSALHVLSALRKVKGCVQVKEKVRGLRVVDLETGMRVAEDIVATNGLVLIGRGMIVTELLLDRLNNFARMIEIIEPVLAVPGARRY from the coding sequence ATGACGAACGTGCTGGCGCCGGAGACCGGTGCGGCCACCAGGCCGACCGTGCTGCTCGTGGACGACGAGTCCGCGATCCTCGACACGCTCTCGCTGCAGCTGCGCCGCGACCACAAGGTGCTCGTGGCCGGGAGCGGCGCCGAGGCGTTGCGCCTGCTCGCCTCGTCCGGCCCGGTCGCCGCCGTGATCAGCGACCTGCGCATGCCCGAGATGGACGGCGTCGAGCTGCTGCGCCGGGTCCAGCTCGAATACCCTGACACCACCCGCGTGCTGCACACCGCGCAGAGCGACCTGAGCGCGGCCATCGCGGCCATCAACGACGGCGGCGTCTACCGCTACCTGGCCAAGCCGGTGCCGACCGACGAGCTGCGCAGCACCGTGCAGGAGGCGGTGGAGCTGCACGGGCGTTCGACGGCCGACCGCCAGCTGCTCGACAAGACCCTCAAGACCAGCCTGCAGGCGCTGTTCGGCTGTCTGCAGCTGGCCAGCCCGCTCGCCTTCGCCCGGGCCGGCCGCATCCGTACGCTGGTCTCCGAGCTCTGCCACGAGATGCAGCTGGACGCGCTGTGGGAGATCGAGGTCGCCGCCATGGCCTCCCAGCTGGGCGCGGTCACCCTGCCGCCGACCGTGCTGGCCAAGCTGGACAAGGGCCTGCCCTGCACCGAGGAGGAGCAGGCCATGGTCGACGGCATGCCCGGCGTCGCCGTGCAGCTGCTCAAGAACATCCCGATGCTCGAAGACGTCATCCAGATCGTCCGCGGGCTCGGCCTCAACCCGCCGCCGCACCCGAGCCCGCTGGCCGAGACCGCGGTCGACGTGATCCGTACGGCCATCGACTTCGAGACCCTGGAGAGCCGCGGCCTCGAGGTGGAGAGCGCGATCACGGTGCTCGAGTGCCGCGACCACAGCGCTCTGCACGTGCTCTCCGCGCTGCGCAAGGTCAAGGGTTGCGTGCAGGTCAAGGAGAAGGTTCGCGGCCTGCGCGTGGTCGACCTCGAGACCGGCATGCGCGTCGCCGAGGACATCGTGGCCACCAACGGTCTCGTACTGATCGGCCGCGGCATGATCGTCACCGAGCTGCTGCTGGACCGGCTCAACAACTTCGCCCGCATGATCGAGATCATCGAGCCCGTGCTGGCCGTGCCGGGCGCACGAAGGTACTAG
- a CDS encoding Hpt domain-containing protein has translation MERSREDEVRERLADIAGDDPGPGERALLGRLVRSFLEKNPAGVDQLAELLRGGDPGMLREHAHALKGSATNIGADSLARVFAEIEHAARDGVVPDPDLMLGRIACEQALVYPVLEKIAAEG, from the coding sequence ATGGAGCGCAGCCGGGAGGACGAGGTTCGCGAGCGGCTGGCCGACATCGCCGGTGACGATCCCGGGCCGGGCGAGCGGGCGCTGCTGGGCCGGTTGGTCCGGTCGTTCCTCGAGAAGAACCCGGCCGGCGTCGACCAGCTGGCCGAGCTGCTGCGCGGCGGTGACCCCGGGATGCTGCGGGAGCACGCGCACGCGCTGAAGGGCTCGGCCACCAACATCGGGGCGGACAGCCTGGCCCGGGTGTTCGCCGAGATCGAGCACGCCGCCCGTGACGGCGTCGTGCCCGATCCCGATCTGATGCTCGGCCGCATCGCCTGCGAGCAGGCGCTGGTCTACCCGGTGCTGGAGAAGATTGCGGCCGAGGGCTAG